GTGAATATGACTAAATCAGTAAATCACTCGGTTTctcaagaaaatgtcaaaaatacATTCAAATTTCAGAAGGGTCTGGTAATAGTGTCCTCGAGACATTTGTTAAGTATATTTAATAAGgatatattttgattttcgatACATCAATTACAGATAACACGAATGAGGTGCTGCATTGAAATCAAAATCCTTGTTTTTAATAAGTTCCCCAATTGttaacaaaaatccattttcaaattCATGCATTAATTATGTTGCTCAGTCAGTCTCTTCTGTCTATGATGATCTAATTCTCTGGTCATCACCTCAACCGCAAAACATTCTGGGGACCCATCAAAAGCAAAATTGCAAGATATTTATACGGAAGAAACTTACCGCATCTTGCTAGATGTTTGACCTGTTAAtgtgaaagaataaaaaatggtaaAACTTCCGATGCAGAGGATCAAATTTCCAAGCTTTGGTCAGTCTGAAGATCAGCACCGCCATTATCCAGCACCCAACGGCATAGACCCGAATCAAGAATCACGAAGTAACCAGAAAGTTATCTTGTCTTTGAACACTGGGATATAATCAGATCCATATGAACTTGCATTCATCTGTACAGAGGAAAGAGAATATCAAAACAATGGAATTTTCCAGGAACTCACAGTCAATTTTATGAACGTACACATTTGGGAATATGAACTAAAAAGGATAATTAAGGGCAAGTATGCTGGCTGCTTTGAATTGATATACTGATATGTATCGTTCAGAAAGAAGAATCCAATAAAAAGTCTGTTGCTTGTGGTTACAGCATTTGTATTTTCgtactaaattatatttttttgtgtgtgCGTATCTATATGTTAGACCAAAGTGATGACGTGGTAACACTCTTAgctataattttctttttgctacgGAATTCAACTTAAGACTGCTGAAAGAAACTATGAATGTGGTGGTAAAAGAATTTAGCCCTAGAACACGTACtgatctcaaagagaaaagaataagcAAGAAATTATCCAGTTAGCATATACCTGGACGTGTATATGGAAGCAGACTCGATCATGCGGAACTTCAACAGTAGAGGCATTCAAAATGCTAATGCCTTCGGCTTCTAAATTCCACAAAAGATTGGAAAGCTCATGGTTTCTGGTCCCTCTTTGTACATATCTGAAGGACGAGTTCACCTTTAGCGATTTCATGCACTGAAAGAGTCGGACGACCTTCGTTACTTTCCGATGATGTGTGAGAGCTATTGTTGAGAACTGATTGCTTGTTTGGATCAATCGCAGATAACATACTTTCCTTCTGGAGTGTTAGCTCCTCGATTTCCTTCTTGATCTCTGGAATGTACTCAAGTACCTCATCAATTATAGCCGGTGCACCCTGTCTCTTCTGCAATTTTGTATAAGCATTGTTAATTCGTAGTGAGATTgtagaaataaataaagtcaAAGTGAGAGCGCTAAAACAATTTTCTCACTACAAGAACATTCTTGCATAAATTGCTCCCGCATATATGAGTACGAACAGTTGACATACACAACTTTCGCAAAGGAATAAACATGACCATGTCTGTTGATGAAGCCAGCAGACATGCAATATCTGGGGAAGCAACAGATTACCTAGCTAACTGATAGCTCAAGTAATTAACGATCTGGCCTATGTTaaatctcattttcctttttttttttctgcatcaacgagatttgatatttttctcgCTTTCTTTTGCTTGATTCACGTTCAAGAGAATATGTTAACCATGAAGATTTGCCTCAACGGCCGCTCTTTCACTTGAGAAGAATAAGATGGAAGTTGGGAGTTCAATCTTGACCCCGGAGTGAGGGAGACGGGTCAATCCGTGCTACACTAGGAGGGCAGGAAAAAAAGCAAGAGAGAATAATTAAAGTAACGGGGAGGAGGTAGAGAAGGAAACCTTGGATGAAGGAGGAGGGAGCATATTAGCTAGTGCCATGTAGCAGGCATTAAGATTCATCCTCCTCACTCTTTCCTTGGCATTGtgatcttcctttttcttctctctggtcatctccatctccatctcagTCTCGCAGCTCATGACTGATTTGCTGCCTCAGGCCACTCCTAAGTCTCTTGACTTGGCCAACTCAAGCATTAACTCGTTGTTCATATCATTGTCCCTTTCTATATTAGCAGctgctgaagatgaagatgtgCTGCATTCTCGGGGGATAGCAATCTTCTGCAATGTGCCGCCAGGAATCTCTGGTGGGCTCGATAAACTGTCACTCTCAGGAAAGCTTGGATATCGATCAGTTTGTGATAAATACGGGTCTTGCTGATTGATAAAGATGCTTGCACTTGGACCCTCATTGTTGCTGGTTGTGGTTTCTTGTAGAATTTGTGACCACAAATCATCAAGCGATTCTAGGGAAAGATTTGGGTCGGTTCCAGATTCTATTGGGTTGGGGTTGTTGGGGTCTTCAGGAGGTGGTGGAAGAGACATGTATGAAGCCGTTCTGCTGctagctagagagagagaactcaGTAGACGAAATCTCTTGAGAAGGAACTAGAAGAGCGGTTTTGGGTTgaaaagaagatatagtacacTACTTTCAGATTCTCCAATGAACATCACTGAAGATTAGTGCGGTACAATAGCCATGGGGGGACCATAATGTGATCCAGTCTCCAAGGTCAAGAATGAATGCGAACCCTAGCTAGAGCTACAACTGTGTGAAGagaaataatgataataatgaaaataaataatggaGCGACATGTGAGAACTGGAAACCCTAGATTCGAGGCATCTTTCTTGAATAATGAAGAAACTaccaaaagaggaaaagaatagTATGCGGTCACAAATTCGCAGTGACGAGAAGACTGATCTGCAGATTAGCCTATGCTAAGCAATCGCAAACAGTTGCCCACCCATTCGCACTGCTTTCATGAAATCTAATTGAGATGGAGAgacataaaaaggaaattctGCGGCATTCAGGAAGAAAGAAACGAGCTCTATAATGCAGCCCCATttcagagagacagagagagagagagagagagagagagagagaggagataagGGTTACCTCTTACATGTCGTCTTTCCAATGGAGGATTCAAAAGCTAAAACAATTCTCTAAACTTAGCGAAGTCAATGGATCGTGAAAAAAACGATATTCATTAAAAAGAACGGATCATCCATTAGGCGGATGCAGTAGAGAGAGATCCATGGAAAATGCAACCTCCAGCTCTCCATGAGACGCATCGCTTGAGAAAAAGGAACTGACATATGAATATAGAATGCGTTTACGTGCCAACAGGCAACAAGCGCCGTACCTCCAACTAATAAACAACGTTATCTAGTTTTGCAGTACAATTGAACTAGCGAGAGCTTCATAGAAAGTAGTACACTCCGCCATTGATACGCACCAGTACGAGCATCTTCTTCCCTCTATATATCTCTCTCCAAAGGCCAAACACGTCACCATATCCCCATAATTGCCTTCATACCTTCATGCCTTTGTCGACCCTCAACAAATATAGCTTTCAGATTGAAGCTCTTTAGCTAACATCACCATTCGTCATCCTCGCATGCCGGTGCATGTCCACAGCTTTTCGAGACAAAAGCAAACCCGGGTTAGTGGAATTTGAGAAGGATGAGACTAGTCGATCTTCTCTCAATAAGGGTATTCATTTGTAGTTTGAAGTTGTCATGTTGGGCACAAAACAGAGTTTTACCAGCATTAAATATCATCGTTCGATCCCCACAAAATAcgaatttatgataaatttcaaCAAATAATCTTAAGTATGAAAAATACATTGGTAGAAAACAACCGAAAACTTTTTTCCAAGTAATTTATGTAAACATTTATGAAATTACGGCTTTTTTAGTAGTTTGTGAATTACCAACATTAGTGCTAAGCTACGAGCttttatttgcataatttatCTATACTTTGAATATACTAATTCTTAGATAAAATTACCAATCAAAATTGTTAGAgtgatttatcaacttttgtcgattaaattaccaattaattttgggttATCAACTCTCATTTGAATTACTTATCTACATttacttcctctttttttttttttttatcaattatcaatttgagctgccaatttttttcttgctttaatTAGTAATCCCTTAcatttactaatttattttagagatCACacatttaaaaggaaaatctcaaataagaacctgaagtaggttcattttctcaaaaagggACCCAAAGTGACACTGTATCAAATAATGGCCCAAAGTGGctaattttgtctcaaataaggaccaaaCTTTCATCTTATTTACAGCTTGGGGTAGTTTTGTCCAagaacatttttctttaattttctttctttcttcatcttcctcacaccTCCTCTTTCGCTCTACATTGCCTCCTTCTTCAACACCATAATCAAGGCCCCTACCGGCGATCTCGTGAGCTTCATGTCATCACGTAGTTGGTCCTAATGACAAGAAGTCGGATTGGAGTTATTTGCTATTGGCCACCTTCTCGGATGCTAAAATCCTCGGTTCCTCAAGATGCATCAAATCTCGCTCGCTTGTGCTCAACCTAAAGCTTGGATTAACCTCCATCTAACGACGATGATGTTGGATTTTCTATCAAGGGAAGCGGTCGATGAGGTCAAGAGCTCGAATAGGACTTGTCAATGGCAGCAATGGGGCAACGAAGTACAACGGTTTCTATAGTTAATGATGTTAGATACGACTAatgatcaatctcaagatgGAACATCGATTGAGGAGAAGAGTTGTGTCGATGAGAATGGCAAGAGTGTGAGTGGGTGTCTCCAGAGACTAGGATTATTGAAAGGAGCCATTGACATTGCAAAGGGAAGGGGGATCCTTGAAAGATTGAATTTACGCAAGAGAGGCAaacccaaatttgaaattgatgagacAAACTCTTGCCGAGGTTGAAATAGTCACCAACcgcaacaaaattgttctttggcGTGAAATTGTTGATCACCAAGTGTTAATTGAATAGATGCATAAGTTAGTCAAACAAGACGATCGGCGATGCTTGGATATTGCTACTATGTTGTTGGCAAGCAAAActgaaaacaacacaaaaaattgcaattgcTGGGTTAGCGGAAGGTCCGGAATAAGTGGACTTTGATGCACTCTCGAGGTGAGAAAAATACGTCACCAAAGGGATTAGTTGCATAGCTTGGGAGTTGGACAAGAAGTTGAGTCTCGGCAAAAACGAGATTCATATTATGGTTTTGAGATCGAGAATTTGCGATGAACATTGGaataaaaagaacttattttttAAAGCTCATTCCGGCTTTGTGGAATTGTCTACAAACCATTTTGAGgagagaaatttaaaattttcaacgaGTTCAACTACGTTGTAATGGGTCGTGTTAAAGAAAACCCAATCTTGGTCATACAAACGAGATGACACGGAGCGATGGAGGGTTGATAATGGAGGTGATGTAGAGAgtaagaaaaaatgaagaaagaaaaagaagaaagagagagactaaAAGTAAACAACAATGTTCTTAGACAAAAGTACCCTTGGCTgtgaataaaaaatagaagtcCAAGTCCTTAATTGAGAGTAAGttagtccttatttgagacggTGTCCACTTTAGGTCCTTTTTGAGAAAGGCTACACTTCAAaaaggtccttatttgagattttccccaCATTTAAATTAACACAACTCGCCAATTTTTACCCCTTTATATTACCACATAGTATTTAATCATTAACTCTCGCTTAAGATACTTACAtgcatttaatcttttttaatttgccaacttttcttatcgcacaaacttttatttgtatttCTTAGCAActtcttaaatttattgatgTTTTTAGTAATTACCAGCCTTAGAGTGACTTAGCAaatctttttctaattaaattatcaATTAGTTTTGGGTTATCAACTCTCACTTGAATGACTTATCAagtttatatttctttttactaATTACTGacttttcttatcattttcctAGCTTTATCTACTTGTTCTTAATTACCCCTTAAACTTATCCACTCTTATAtaaaattactttaattttaatgatttgctaatttttttctattaagtTATCAACTAATTCTgagttataatattttatttgagtGTGTTACAAATGTTTATATATTCTTTTGGTATTTACTAACTTTTCTATTGGATTACTTTCTATTGGATTACATATTCTATAGGGTTACTTTATGGAGCATAAAGTGGGTTGGTAATTTCATGTAATAGGTCATAAATTTAAGCCACTAATACAAAAAGTTaaacaaaagttggtaaataataaaaattctttaGTTAAATGGATATAATGAAACAATTTATAAAATGATAGACAATAAAAAGGAGCtggcaatttttttagaaatttattaaaagaacGTGCAAACAAATTCTATATATCGGTCCTTGGCACCCAAGAGGCCCGCTCAATGGAATGTTTTCTAATGCAAAAAATATACCAGTCCGAATTGCCACGGTCAGGGTTGCTGATGGTCTTTCCTCTTTGGACCCCACATCACATATTTCTATCGCTTTGGCAAACTGGGGAGAGACCCTCCCGGTGCTCAACAACGAGATTGATCGTCTCCAGTGACTAGGGCATCCCTCCGGTATTTTCTCTACTACTTCGGCTTGGAATATGTTTCGCCCTAGAGGTCGTTTGGTGCCTTGGTCTTCATTTATATGGAGCTCCTTGCTGCCTCCTCGATACCAAACCCTCCTTTGGCTAATCACTCAGAATCGTCTGCCAACCCAAGTGTCCTTACTTGCTTATGGAAAAAATTCCCCACGCGATTTGTGCCTTATGTTCTTGCCGTACTGGACTCAATAGATCACCTATTTTTTTGGTTGTCATATAATTAGAAGCCTTGCACTCTATTGGGTGACTAAATGCAATCTCGCTTGGCAGAATAAATCTTGGATGGCAAATCTAGATTGGGCCGCCAAGCACATTACCGATACTAGCTTTCACTAGTCCTTG
Above is a window of Eucalyptus grandis isolate ANBG69807.140 chromosome 9, ASM1654582v1, whole genome shotgun sequence DNA encoding:
- the LOC104430933 gene encoding LOW QUALITY PROTEIN: transcription factor bHLH160-like (The sequence of the model RefSeq protein was modified relative to this genomic sequence to represent the inferred CDS: deleted 1 base in 1 codon); this translates as MSCETEMEMEMTREKKKEDHNAKERVRRMNLNACYMALANMLPPPSSKKRQGAPAIIDEVLEYIPEIKKEIEELTLQKESMLSAIDPNKQSVLNNSSHTSSESNEGRPTLSVHEIAKGELVLQICTKRDQKHELSNLLWNLEAEGISILNASTVEVPHDRVCFHIHVQMNASSYGSDYIPVFKDKITFWLLRDS